A genome region from Purpureocillium takamizusanense chromosome 8, complete sequence includes the following:
- the CTK2_3 gene encoding Beta-glucosidase (EggNog:ENOG503NXPS~COG:D), protein MRILLLCTAHNSLSQRLSLVLSKNHSVTVEYALSDATVIEGVRLAQPHLIICPFLTTRVPQEVYGSYLTLIVHPGPPGDAGPSALDWLLMGDDGTEPDCSALLEPGRLSLSAKGRSHWGVTVLQAIGEFDAGQVWAFDQFPVDIDESGLTKSSLYRGAITRAAISAVLAAIERIEQAPSISEEALSSLPSPPESPACGRNAQPSDPHPASKIHPDIVARKEYALSSVSSGEQFRGGQTRCRPFLKAAHRDFDPKIHTATEIARRIRSADSQPGCLSSVFGPKLYLYGGLVEEAVASDVSPGSIVAIRDEAVCVAAADQQGIWITHIRRVKSKTDPELWPKVPAASGLVQLGLVPNSWLSADVPNTCIKSSVDEWTRKSNTSFQEIWVDFAVDENRHVAYVHFELYNGAMSTAQCKRLCECLRALLRAADNLPLTAVILMGGRSYFSNGIHLNVIEASRDPALESWYNINAINDVTQLILGDFPSRGVTTVAAVRGNCAAGGVALAAACDVVLVGEHVVLNPAYRALGLHGSEFHALSYPGRCGTDGATTLLRSMTPLSADDALDLGLIDVVVPGHGDMLDAAIQQRVDALLAPKSWPFRNVSLGRWKRDVDLSAVALAQARAAELAQMSMDFWSARSERYHGRRRAFVRKTKPSSTPLRFASHRRGKSMLDQEELDSFDSVEWFAERSRADGIRQLCGQISQLADDFSRAPPDDRASEKASGPSKLSVRKPGSTEGVDHTSSSSGLLFPCYYTL, encoded by the coding sequence ATGCggatcctcctcctctgcaCCGCACACAACTCGCTGTCCCAGAGGCTGTCCCTGGTCTTATCCAAGAACCACTCCGTCACAGTCGAATACGCTCTATCCGATGCCACCGTGATAGAAGGGgtgcgcctcgcccagcccCACCTCATCATTTGTCCCTTCCTCACCACGCGGGTACCGCAAGAGGTCTACGGCTCCTACCTCACCCTCATTGTCCACCCCGGCCCGCCTGGTGATGCCGGCCCCAGCGCCTTGGACTGGCTTCTTATGGGCGATGACGGAACAGAACCCGACTGTAGCGCCCTGCTCGAACCCGGTCGACTCTCCCTCAGCGCAAAGGGCCGCAGCCACTGGGGGGTTACTGTCCTCCAAGCCATAGGAGAATTCGACGCGGGCCAGGTCTGGGCTTTCGACCAATTCCCCGTAGACATCGACGAGTCAGGTCTGACCAAATCAAGCTTATATCGTGGGGCCATCACCCGCGCCGCGATATcagccgtccttgccgccatcgAACGAATCGAACAAGCACCATCCATATCGGAGGAAGCCTTGAGCTCGCTGCCGAGCCCACCTGAGTCGCCTGCATGTGGTCGTAACGCGCAGCCATCAGATCCACACCCAGCTTCCAAGATACACCCGGACATCGTGGCCCGTAAGGAATATGCCCTCTCTTCCGTCAGCTCTGGGGAGCAGTTCCGCGGTGGACAGACGCGCTGCCGTCCATTCCTCAAAGCAGCACATCGCGACTTCGACCCCAAGATACACACGGCAACGGAGATTGCGCGCAGGATCCGAAGCGCAGACTCCCAGCCGGGCTGCCTCAGCTCCGTCTTCGGCCCCAAGCTGTATCTGtacggcgggctcgtcgaaGAGGCCGTGGCGTCCGATGTCTCGCcgggcagcatcgtcgccatccgcGATGAGGCGGTAtgcgttgctgctgcggacCAACAGGGAATCTGGATAACACACATTCGGCGCGTCAAGTCGAAAACGGATCCAGAACTCTGGCCAAAAGTTCCAGCCGCTTCGGGCCTTGTCCAGCTTGGGCTCGTCCCGAATTCGTGGCTGTCGGCGGATGTCCCCAACACATGCATAAAATCAAGCGTCGATGAGTGGACAAGGAAGAGCAACACATCTTTCCAGGAGATTTGGGTGGACTTTGCCGTGGATGAGAACAGGCACGTAGCTTACGTTCACTTTGAACTGTACAACGGTGCCATGAGCACCGCTCAGTGCAAGCGTCTTTGTGAATGCCTGAGGGCTTTGCTCCGGGCGGCGGACAATCTGCCCCTGACCGCTGTTATTCTCATGGGTGGTAGGTCATATTTCAGCAACGGCATTCATCTCAACGTCATTGAGGCCTCTCGTGATCCGGCGCTCGAGTCGTGGTACAACATCAATGCCATCAACGATGTCACTCAGTTGATCCTAGGCGACTTCCCGTCACGCGGTGTCACCACAGTCGCGGCGGTTCGCGGCAACTGCGCTGCCGGTGGTGTCGCCCTGGCAGCCGCATGCGACGTCGTCCTGGTGGGCGAGCACGTCGTCTTGAACCCAGCATACCGGGCGTTGGGCCTACACGGATCCGAGTTCCACGCTTTGAGCTACCCCGGTCGCTGCGGCACAGACGGAGCTACCACACTCTTACGGTCGATGACTCCTctgagcgccgacgacgcccttgacTTGGGCCTAATTGACGTAGTGGTGCCAGGCCATGGCGACATGCTCGATGCGGCGATTCAGCAACGAGTGGACGCCCTACTGGCACCGAAGTCATGGCCATTTCGCAATGTCTCGCTCGGACGATGGAAGCGGGATGTCGACCTGTCTGCTGTCGCGCTCGCCCAAGCCCGCGCTGCAGAGCTGGCGCAAATGTCCATGGACTTTTGGAGCGCACGATCAGAGCGCTACCAcggacgtcgtcgcgccttTGTGCGCAAGACGAAGCCTTCGTCAACGCCTCTCCGCTTCGCCTCACACCGGAGGGGCAAGTCCATGCTGGACCAAGAGGAGCTTGATTCCTTCGACTCGGTGGAGTGGTTCGCGGAGAGGTCGAGAGCAGATGGGATAAGGCAGCTCTGCGGACAAATCTCGCAACTTGCTGACGATTTCTCACGAGCACCTCCTGACGATCGCGCCTCAGAAAAGGCGTCTGGGCCTTCAAAGCTGTCGGTTCGCAAACCGGGCAGCACCGAGGGGGTCGATCacacttcttcttcttctggcCTTCTATTCCCTTGTTATTATACCCTGTAG
- a CDS encoding uncharacterized protein (EggNog:ENOG503NV2Y~COG:T~TransMembrane:7 (o20-43i55-76o96-116i128-146o158-183i195-215o235-259i)) produces the protein MSSSEELLQQYADQLVPYDFNAGFVCLSYAISLIGTSTTLELIRRRTSHRGVHNLLLLVGAAISMGGIAIWSMHFIGNRAIYMLNGQESFQIAYSTSLTVLSLLVPILVLILAFLAVSGNGRIQWWRIGLAGLLSGGAICGMHYLADSSISNYTSSYKISYVVGSAIIAVSASATALAVFFVFETTWKGVWWKRLGCAMILAGAVSGMHWCAAVGTSYRLRELHSPGKGVSRHEAMIVVICLSVAAGVVMTASAAYSSWIRRDYASKSQQVVLAAAIFDSKGRIMVNQEGFLPTEVVTDTLVPKSNDDIFSTGHPLFHWMFRASRNWNTIAAVVAKMADHIGRLSPDGNMAGRAGVRLVGDDGLLIENYDIILRELFCLAATALASRTRETLTNVGVLWDEIFTTGDSSTLGSRPMTAQGVGSSQAVDQTSQAKDKSIFQSLAEKGLSPTHLQEYGRGCLMFLVRQVDQKRDAENLEAAGYRFAEVHQVVGGIRSSMQVKAQDLEARLRSMSTHNEKAAMLGPGVHLGMFAVRARLDRSGFDVLAQRDARNLLPTVGMHMDHLEPWQSRFLARHRGMTVLALAQRLETMEHASTQERLFASDLRHAISALRQSLDSRFDEATLLPREVQVPCFTCEEVPRPSTSTLIAFRIVLPIHATVESAQCEFTPLNFFKLRQLTYEGSPHHVEFSHMVHRDMSYVPQGDTARRQSTTTRGADKPKSSFSRAVDSVSHALPGRRRGGTHSSRLPSTRSQEELSRVTSHPSSVFHARDDSSFEDGHKLGSMSASSGVEELAELQQHSAKQMFGGIMVSQEIMVDVQENRPATHDNRTELNTVRSKAEGTAKVDKMYTATATGEKDARKGGEQRDFLDELLSMSMVVDKSRDAL, from the exons atgTCGAGCTCAGAGGAACTGCTACAGCAGTACGCGGACCAGCTGGTCCCGTATGATTTCAATGCTGGGTTTGTGTGCCTGAGCTATGCCATTAGCTTGATTGGCACGAGCACCACCCTCGAGCTTATTCGACGTCGCACGTCGCACAGGGGAGTACACAACTT GCTTTTACTTGTCGGTGCCGCGATATCCATGGGTGGCATCGCCATCTGGTCCATG CACTTTATCGGTAATAGGGCTATTTACATGCTCAACGGCCAAGAGTCCTTTCAAATCGCGTACTCGACGAGCCTCACCGTGCTTTCGCTCCTGGTGCCGATTCTCGTGCTCATCCTTGCCTTTCTCGCCGTCAGCGGCAACGGACGCATCCAATGGTGGCGGatcggcctcgcgggcctgttgtcgggcggcgccatctGCGGCATGCACTACCTTGCCGACTCGTCGATTAGCAACTACACGAGCTCTTACAAGATCTCCTATGTGGTGGGATCGGCCATCATCGCGGTctcggccagcgccacggcgctcgccgtcttcttcgtctttgAAACGACGTGGAAGGGCGTCTGGTGGAAGCGACTGGGTTGCGCCATGATCCTCGCTGGAGCCGTGTCTGGCATGCACTGGTGTGCCGCCGTTGGTACGAGCTACAGACTGCGCGAGCTGCACTCGCCGGGCAAGGGCGTGTCCCGCCACGAAGCCATGATCGTGGTCATCTGTTTG TCGgttgccgctggcgtcgtcATGACCGCAAGCGCCGCGTACTCCAGCTGGATCAGGAGAGACTACGCCAGCAAGTCCCAGCAAGTcgtcctggcggcggccatcttcGACAGCAAGGGGAGAATCATGGTCAACCAGGAGGGTTTCCTTCCCACCGAGGTTGTGACAGACACACTGGTACCAAAG TCCAATGACGACATCTTCAGCACTGGCCACCCCCTATTCCACTGGATGTTCCGGGCCTCTCGCAACTGGAACACCATCGCTGCAGTCGTCGCCAAGATGGCGGACCACATTGGCCGGCTGTCGCCCGATGGCAACATGGCCGGCAGGGCTGGGGTGCGGCTTgtaggcgacgacggcttgtTGATTGAAAACTACGACATCATCCTGCGCGAGCTGTTCTGCCTCGCCGCGACTGCGCTGGCGAGCCGCACGAGGGAAACGCTCACcaacgtcggcgtcctcTGGGACGAGATCTTCACCACCGGCGACAGTTCCACGCTGGGCAGTCGGCCCATGACTGCGCAAGGCGTTGGGAGCAGTCAGGCCGTGGATCAAaccagccaggccaaggacaagTCCATCTTCCAGAGTCTGGCCGAGAAAGGGCTCTCTCCAACGCATCTTCAAGAGTACGGTCGCGGCTGTCTCATGTTCCTTGTCCGGCAGGTGGACCAGAAGCGTGACGCCGAGAAtctggaggcggcgggttACCGCTTCGCCGAAGTCCACCAGGTCGTTGGAGGCATCCGGTCCAGCATGCAGGTCAAGGCGCAAGACCTCGAAGCGCGACTGAGGAGCATGTCGACTCATAACGAAAAGGCCGCCATGTTAGGGCCCGGCGTCCACTTGGGCATGTTTGCCGTCCGCGCGAGGCTTGATCGCAGCGGCTTCGATGTGCTGGCACAGAGGGACGCCAGGAACCTCTTGCCCACGGTAGGCATGCACATGGACCACCTTGAGCCCTGGCAGTCAAGGTTCCTGGCTCGTCACCGGGGCATGACTGTGCTTGCGTTGGCGCAGAGGCTTGAGACCATGGAGCACGCCTCCACGCAAGAGAGACTCTTCGCGTCGGATCTTCGCCACGCCATCTCCGCGCTACGACAGTCCCTTGACTCGAGgttcgacgaggcgacgctTCTGCCGCGCGAGGTTCAGGTGCCCTGCTTCACTTGCGAGGAGGTACCACGGCCATCAACGAGCACTCTTATTGCCTTCCGGATCGTGCTGCCCATCCACGCTACCGTCGAGTCGGCGCAGTGCGAGTTCACACCGCTCAATTTCTTTAAGCTGAGGCAGCTCACGTACGAGGGGTCGCCTCACCACGTCGAGTTCTCGCATATGGTGCACCGCGACATGTCGTACGTGCCACAAGGGGACACGGCGAGGCGCCAGAGCACGACTACTCGCGGGGCCGACAAGCCCAAGTCGTCCTTTTCGCGGGCCGTGGACAGCGTGAGCCACGCGCttcctgggcggcggcgcggcgggacACACTCCTCGAGGCTCCCATCTACACGAAGCCAGGAAGAGCTCTCGCGCGTGACATCTCATCCCAGCTCCGTGTTCCATGCAAGGGACGATAGCAGCTTTGAAGACGGACATAAGCTGGGCTCGATGAGTGCTTCGTCCGGTGTCGAAGAGCTTGCCGAGCTGCAACAGCACAGCGCCAAGCAGATGTTTGGCGGCATCATGGTCTCGCAAGAAATCATGGTCGACGTCCAGGAA AACCGCCCAGCGACCCATGACAACAGGACGGAGCTCAATACTGTCCGGTCCAAAGCAGAGGGCACCGCCAAGGTGGACAAGATGTACACTGCCACTGCTACGGGTGAGAAAGACGCAAGGAAAGGGGGCGAGCAGCGCGATTTCCTGGATGAACTGCTGTCCATGAGCATGGTGGTGGACAAGTCCAGGGACGCGCTGTGA
- a CDS encoding uncharacterized protein (SECRETED:SignalP(1-23~SECRETED:cutsite=AVG-SN~SECRETED:prob=0.4905)~COG:C~MEROPS:MER0004231~EggNog:ENOG50KOG1198), whose translation MMPVSSPTSMLAVVCLLAHRAVGSNAFNWSHIEPSWDLQYTPCYDGLQCARLLLPLDWLNSSDGNNGTVAIAIAKLPAKVGADHDRYGGTVITNPGGPGDSGVVHMIKNGRYLQGMVDGNRHYDVLSFDPRGVFYSTPTANCYEDEPDGNLAEWQMRGFGLLDGSKQQLRRRRAHATARGQRCAQADKGQSSIREFMSTASVARDMLAIVDKIEESRSAALVKAPKSGHRDDAQRLELRSSVDMGAEARLQYFGTSYGTFLGNTFLSMFPGRVHRMVLDGLVVGEEYVDLEWSTNLADTAHVVDYFYQSCFEAGPFCPLWRAFDMSWTTIKSRVDKLVADLDDNPRAIANTDGPETVITGDEIRIAMMDPLYAPLDLFDGLATLLHDALQGNYTLLLERTGITGSKKDACSPVRSLEYSWMDQASMAVRCGDAKDVTDRDLTFWEAYAQKLKGLSPDIGGLWAEVPFACSGWQTRPKYRFDGPFESPRPDETIRSGRPSAPLLLLSSLYDPVTPLRSAAKVARGHPGSRVLLQKSVGHCAFLSSPSECTKRYVRDYMETGRVPPEGTECEPDCAPWWPCPMDRAHLPR comes from the exons ATGATGCCGGTGTCTTCGCCCACGTCGATGCTGGCCGTGGTCTGCTTGTTGGCGCATCGGGCAGTGGGCAGCAACGCCTTCAATTGGAGCCACATCGAGCCGTCGTGGGATCTCCAATACACGCCTTGCTATGACGGTCTCCAGTGCGCCCGGCTTCTTCTACCGCTGGACTGGCTCAACTCCAGCGACGGAAACAATGGGACAGTTGCTatcgccatcgccaaatTGCCAGCCAAGGTGGGCGCCGACCATGATCGCTATGGCGGCACCGTCATTACGAATCCGGGCGGGCCTGGTGACTCTGGTGTGGTGCATATGATCAAGAATGGCCGTTACCTGCAAGGCATGGTCGATGGGAACCGACACTATGACGTGCTATCGTTTGACCCGCGTGGCGTCTTCTACAGCACACCGACGGCGAACTGCTACGAGGATGAGCCGGATGGCAACCTTGCCGAGTGGCAGATGCGGGGATTTGGGCTTCTAGATGGATCCAAGCAACAgctgcggcgacgcaggGCACACGCCACGGCTCGAGGGCAGCGTTGTGCGCAGGCCGACAAAGGCCAATCCTCTATTCGAGAATTCATGTCCACCGCCTCGGTGGCCCGCGAcatgctcgccatcgtcgacaagATCGAGGAATCGAGGTCAGCCGCGTTGGTGAAAGCGCCGAAGTCAGGGCATAGGGACGATGCGCAGAGACTTGAGTTACGGTCCTCCGTGGACATGGGGGCGGAGGCAAGGCTGCAGTACTTTGGCACTTCTTATGGCACATTCTTAGGAAACACTTTCCTCTCCATGTTCCCGGGTCGCGTTCATAGAATGGTACTCGACggcttggtggtgggtgaAGAGTACGTTGATCTG GAGTGGTCCACGAACCTCGCGGATACTGCACATGTTGTGGACTACTTCTACCAGTCCTGCTTCGAGGCCGGTCCGTTCTGTCCTCTATGGAGAGCGTTTGACATGTCTTGGACGACCATCAAATCGCGGGTGGACAAGCTCGTGGCCGACCTAGACGACAATCCCCGGGCCATTGCGAACACGGATGGCCCCGAAACGGTCATCACCGGCGATGAGATTCGAATCGCAATGATGGATCCACTGTATGCTCCCCTGGACCTGTTTGACGGCTTAGCGACGCTCCTACACGACGCGCTGCAAGGCAACTACACGCTTCTTCTCGAGCGGACGGGCATCACCGGCAGCAAAAAAGATGCCTGCTCGCCAGTCAGGTCACTCGAGTATTCTTGGATGGACCAAGCCTCCATGGCGGTCAggtgcggcgacgccaaggaTGTAACCGACCGCGACCTGACATTCTGGGAAGCCTACGCGCAGAAGCTGAAAGGCCTATCTCCTGATATCGGCGGCTTGTGGGCCGAGGTGCCATTCGCGTGCTCCGGCTGGCAGACCCGGCCCAAGTACCGGTTCGACGGCCCTTTCGAGTCTCCGCGGCCCGATGAGACCATCCGCAGCGgccggccctcggcgccgctcctgctcctgTCCAGCCTGTACGACCCCGTCACGCCGCTTCGGAGCGCCGCAAAGGTCGCGCGTGGGCATCCCGGGTcgcgggtgctgctgcagaaaTCCGTCGGCCACTGCGCGTTtctctcctcgccgagcgAATGCACCAAGAGATACGTCCGGGACTACATGGAGACGGGGAGGGTGCCTCCCGAGGGCACGGAGTGTGAGCCTGACTGCGCCCCTTGGTGGCCGTGTCCGATGGACAGAGCGCACCTCCCCCGATGA
- a CDS encoding uncharacterized protein (MEROPS:MER0000338~COG:O~SECRETED:SignalP(1-18~SECRETED:cutsite=ASG-QE~SECRETED:prob=0.8142)~EggNog:ENOG503NU05), which translates to MRFSILLVMLPLALGASGQEGRSEPAPLIVHGNNLVAGKFIVKFKEGGSLSASDDSLNLLSAGADHVFHTVFRGFAGKIDEATIENLRGHPDIEYIEQDSIVSVTGFVDQANATWGLGRVSHRKLGNSTYTYDDSAGEGTCSYVVDTGIDASHKDFGGRATQRKSFVDGQATDGNGHGTHCSGTIGSNTYGIAKKTNLYGVKVLDDSGSGSWSAVIAGMDYVATDYKTHSCPKGVFVNLSLEGGYSKSMNDAAAGLVKRGFFIGAAAGNSNTDVGTDSPGSEPTVCTVGATDERDSRSTFSNYGQAVDIFAPGSNIQSTYPGGGNKVLSGTSMATPHIVGLAAYLAALEGKLGGDALCSRIKELGTKDALQGIPAGTVNLLAFNGNPSG; encoded by the exons ATGCGATTTTCAATACTTCTTGTTATGCTGCCTCTGGCCTTAGGCGCCTCTGGTCAAGAAGGGCGCAGCGAGCCTGCTCCCCTCATTGTGCACGGGAACAACCTGGTCGCCGGCAAGTTCATCGTCAAGTTCAAAGAAGGCGGCTCCCTCTCAGCGTCGGATGACTCTTTGAACCTTCTCTCTGCGGGCGCGGATCATGTATTCCACACGGTCTTCAGAGGTTTCGCCGGCAAGATTGACGAGGCGACTATCGAAAACCTACGGGGCCACCCCGAC ATCGAGTACATTGAACAAGACTCCATTGTATCCGTTACTGGTTTTGTTGATCAGGCGAATGCCACGTGGGGCCTAGGTCGGGTCTCTCACCGGAAGTTGGGTAACAGTACGTATACGTACGATGACTCTGCCGGGGAGGGAACTTGCTCCTACGTTGTCGACACCGGCATTGATGCCAGCCACAAG GACTTTGGCGGGAGGGCCACGCAAAGAAAGTCCTTCGTCGATGGTCAGGCCACGGATGGCAACGGGCACGGGACGCACTGCTCCGGCACGATTGGCAGCAATACCTATGGAATTGCCAAGAAGACGAATCTATATGGAGTCAAGGTTCTTGATGATAGCGGATCTGGTTCGTGGTCGGCTGTCATTGCGGGCATGGACTACGTCGCCACCGATTATAAGACGCACAGCTGCCCCAAGGGCGTGTTCGTCAACTTGAGTCTTGAGGGCGGGTACTCCAAGTCGATGAACGATGCAGCCGCCGGTCTAGTCAAGCGGGGGTTCTTCATCGGCGCGGCCGCAGGCAACTCCAACACCGACGTCGGAACGGACTCACCGGGTTCCGAACCGACGGTCTGCACAGTCGGGGCCACCGACGAGCGCGATAGCCGCTCGACGTTTTCCAACTATGGCCAGGCAGTTGACATTTTTGCGCCGGGCAGCAACATCCAGTCCACGTATCCAGGAGGGGGCAAC AAGGTCTTGTCTGGAACATCCATGGCCACGCCTCATATCGTTGGCCTGGCGGCTTACctggcggccttggagggCAAGTTGGGCGGAGATGCGCTTTGCTCGCGAATCAAGGAGTTGGGAACCAAGGATGCATTGCAGGGGATTCCAGCCGGCACTGTCAACTTGCTGGCATTCAACGGCAATCCAAGTGGCTAA
- a CDS encoding uncharacterized protein (COG:S~EggNog:ENOG503PN75) → MSSAVAECDTLTLAQRNAINSIRQQAQGLRTEALRTISHIMNMSNVDSSTADAVRSAVRDHAHVAIHFHPDRPVGSRVVAQALLEDGVYRNQFETGISNGLVSTVLDGPRDSWEKSLFSGAYHDGPELRAAERPKYGALDLTCHPDGPAPRFGSCYLVLKPEVSRRSTFTFGGSQEDPKFRGTIDEFDAILSAILEESFTRDFALGVSDVRPASVMSLLRESLTTPRQFRTESASHNLDHMVEAQVHGDVRLGRDVEALVADGSFADGDTGRVLKAIGERFGFPVRFNGGFQLPVESIPPNFRGPDMPSLAARVAASRVDARTIGKAAQDLFDNRDEWRDRGTYEEVLQELKLLWHVLVKYGRPIAP, encoded by the coding sequence ATGTCGTCGGCTGTCGCAGAATGCGACACGCTGACACTCGCACAGCGCAATGCCATCAACAGCATCAGACAGCAGGCACAGGGCCTGCGCACTGAGGCGCTCAGAACGATTTCGCATATCATGAACATGTCTAATGTCGACTCTTCAACCGCCGACGCAGTCAGATCCGCCGTGCGCGACCACGCACACGTCGCGATACACTTTCACCCTGACCGGCCGGTCGGGTCTCGGGTCGTTGCGCAAGCGCtgctcgaagacggcgtcTACCGCAACCAGTTCGAAACGGGAATCTCGAACGGCTTGGTATCGACGGTGTTGGATGGGCCTCGCGACAGCTGGGAGAAGAGCCTTTTCTCTGGGGCGTACCATGACGGTCCGGAGCTTCGAGCGGCTGAGCGGCCCAAGTACGGCGCCTTGGACCTCACTTGCCACCCAGACGGCCCGGCCCCTCGCTTTGGTTCCTGCTACCTAGTTCTAAAGCCCGAAGTGTCGCGCAGATCGACGTTTACCTTTGGCGGCTCGCAAGAGGACCCCAAGTTTCGAGGCACCATTGACGAGTTCGACGCTATCCTGTCCGCGATCTTAGAGGAGTCTTTCACCCGGGACTTTGCCCTGGGCGTGAGCGACGTCCGGCCCGCTTCCGTGATGAGCCTGCTACGAGAAAGCTTGACAACGCCTCGACAGTTCCGCACCGAGAGCGCTAGCCACAACCTGGACCACATGGTCGAGGCACAAGTCCACGGCGACGTGCGCCTGGGCCGCGATGTTGAGGCTCTGGTAGCGGACGGGTCGTTCGCGGACGGGGACACAGGCAGGGTCCTCAAGGCCATTGGCGAGAGATTTGGATTCCCGGTCAGGTTCAATGGCGGCTTCCAGCTGCCCGTGGAAAGCATACCGCCCAACTTTCGCGGACCCGATATGCCGTCTCTGGCCGCCAGGGTGGCTGCGTCGCGGGTCGACGCGCGGACAATCGGCAAGGCAGCCCAAGATCTGTTTGACAATCGAGATGAGTGGCGCGACAGGGGAACGTACGAAGAGGTCCTGCAGGAGCTGAAGCTTCTTTGGCATGTGCTGGTTAAGTATGGTCGGCCTATCGCTCCGTGA